CGACCCTGCAGCGACTGGGCGATGCGGGCCTGGGCGACAGCGAGGAGTACCTCGCCGCCGACATCGCCTTCCACGATCTGCTGCTCGATGCCAGCGGCAACCTCATGCTCGCGGCGATCAAGACACCCATCGCCGAGGTGCTGCGCGGCCGCCATAATCTCGGGCTCACGCCGGGTGACCCGCGTGCCGAAGCGCTGCACAACCATGTCGGCGCCGCCTCGGCTGTGCTGCGCGGCGACAGCGATGCCGCCGAGCAGCATGCCCGCCGCTACGTGCTCGCGGTGCTCGACGAGGTGCACACCGGCTGAGCACCCGCTCGGCCGTCGCTGCGCGGGCGGCTCTGGGACCGGCGACTCCGGCGCGTGCGCGGCGGCCTCAGCCCAGCAGTGCGAGCGATCCGGCCGCGCCGATCTCGGTGCCGGGCGAAGTGCGTGCATAGGCGTCCAGGTAGCGCTCGAACTCGAGCCGGTACCCCTCGGCACGCGCCGGGTCCGGCACCAGCATCCGCGGTTCCTCGCTGCGCAGTCCGGGCTGGTCGTCGTCGAGTCCGAGGTGGCGCAGCGCCAGCCGGGTCGCCCCGACCACCGAGGCATGCTGCTGCGATGACACCTGCATCTCGATCTGGAACACGTCGGCGGTCAACTGCGCCCAGAACGGCGAGGACAGCACTCCGCCCGAGATGAGCACGCGCCGCGGCGGGCCGTTCAGGGCGGCGAGCTCCTTGTAGCAGTGGTACAGCGAGAAGACGATGCCCTGCAGCACGGCCTGATAGAGATCGGCACGGGTGTGCTCGGGGCGCACCTCGAGGAAGCCCCCGGCGCGCTGGTCCTGCCAGCCGGGTGAGCGCTCGCCGAACAGGAACGGCAGGAACACCGGCAGTGCGGTGCGCTCGGGGTCGAGCATCGGCTCGATCTCGGCGAAGGTCATCTCGGTGCCGAACAGCAATCCCTTGGCCCAGTCGACGCAGTTGCCGCATCCGCTGGTCGCGGCCCCACTGAGCCAGCCGAACGGCGACCGGTACGCCCAGGTGCCCATGGTCGGGGAGAAGGCGGGATGCGCGGTGGTGTAGCGCAGCGCTCCGCTGGTGCCCATCGAGAAGGTCATGTCGCCGACGCCGTAGGCGCGGTCGCCGACCTGGCTGAGGCCGCCGTCGGGCCCGGGGATCATCACCGGGATGCCGGCTCGCACGCCCAGCAGGGTGGCGACCTCGGCGACCAGCGGTGCGCTGGTGTCGCTGGAGACCAGCCGTGGCAGCACGATGCCCTCGATGCCGAGAGCCGCTCGCACCTGCGGGTCCCAGTCGTCGCCGTCGGTGGCCAGCAGGCCGGTGCCGGAGGCGACGGTGCGGCTGGTCCAGATCTCCCCCGTCATGCGGGCGAACGTGAGGCTCCCCTGGTCGAGCACCAGAGCGCCGGCGATGTCGACGCCGGTCTCGGCGAGATGAGCGATCTTGAAGGCGGGGAAGATCGCGTTGACCATGCAGCCGGTGCGCTCGTAGAACCAGGACGTGAATGCGGCATCCTCGCGGTAGCGGGCGGTGAGCTCGCGGGCGCCGGTGTACGGCCATTCGTACACCGGCGTGATGGCCGACAGGTCGGGCCGGCGCAGCGTCAGTCCGTGCCAGGTGCTCGACAGCGCGATGGCGTCGACCGCGACACCGGCCGCCGCCTCGCGGCCGAGCGCCATGAGCTGGGTGAAGACGCTGTCGCCGTCGCGCACCACGCCGTCGCCGTCGAATCGCCGCGTCGTGACGGCGACCTGCTGCGTGTCGGTGTCGAACAGCATGGTCTTCGCCGAGGTGGTGCTGGCCTCCAGTGCGAGAACGATCATGGCTCTTCCTCCCTGGCCCCGCAGGGGCCGCGTCAATAATATGATCATTTCCATCGCAGTCGTCATCAGGCCCGGGAAGGCCCTCTCACTGCGGGTAATCTGAAGCCGAGAGCAACACACGCAAACGATCCAAGGAGCAGGATGAGCGACACCGCCAGCGCGAACATCGGAGTCGTCGGACTCGCCGTCATGGGCTCGAATCTGGCCCGGAACCTCGCGAGCCGCGAGGGCAACACGGTGGCGATCTTCAATCGCAGCTATGAGAAGACGCAGGCGGTGCTGGATGCGTTCCCCGAGGCGGGCTTCATCCCCGCCTCGACCTATGAGGAGTTCGCCGCTTCCCTGCAGAAGCCACGCACGGCCATCATCATGGTCAAGGCCGGCGCGGGCACGGATGCCGTGATCGACGAGCTCGTGCGGGTCTTCGAGCCCGGCGACATCATCGTCGACGGCGGCAACGCCTACTTCCCCGACACGATCCGCCGCGAGAAGGCGGTGCGCGAGACGGGCATCAACTTCGTCGGCGCCGGCATCTCGGGCGGCGAGGAGGGCGCACTGCTCGGCCCGAGCATCATGCCCGGCGGCTCCGACGAGTCATGGGTGACCCTCGGCCCGATCCTGCGCTCGATCGCGGCCGTCGCCGAGGGCGAGCCGTGCGTCACGCACGTCGGCCACGACGGCGCCGGGCACTTCGTGAAGATGGTGCACAACGGCATCGAGTACGCCGACATGCAGCTCATCGCCGAGGCCTACGACCTGATCCGCCGCGGCACCGGCCGCACGCCGGCGCAGATCGCCGAGATCTTCGCCGAGTGGAACAAGGGCGAGCTCGAGTCGTACCTGATCGAGATCACCGCCGAGGTGCTGCGTCAGGTGGATGCCGCCACCGGCCAGCCGCTGGTGGACGTCATCCTCGACCAGGCCGGCGCCAAGGGCACCGGTGCCTGGACGGTGCAGACCGCCCTGTCGCTGGGCGTGCCGGTCTCGGGCATCGCCGAGGCGACCTTCGCACGCTCGCTGTCATCGCACCCCGAGCAGCGCGCCGCCGCTGCCGGTCTCCCGGGCCCGGACACCGCGTTCACGGTCGACGACGAGGAGGCGTTCATCGAGGATGTGCGCCTGGCGCTGTACGCGTCGAAGATCGTCGCGTACTCGCAGGGCTTCGACGAGATCCGCGCGGGGGCGGCCGAGTACGACTGGAAGATCGACCTCGGCGCCGTGTCGAAGATCTGGCGCGCCGGCTGCATCATCCGTGCCCAGTTCCTCAACCGCATCGCCGACGCGTACGCGGCTGAGCCTGAGCTGCCGGCGCTGCTGACGGCACCGTACTTCGCCGAGGCCCTCACCCGTGCCCAGGCCGCCTGGCGCCGCGTCGTGGTCGCGGCGGCGCAGGCCGGCATCCCCTCGCCGGCGTTCTCGTCGTCGCTGTCGTACTACGACGGCATCCGCGCCGACCGTCTGCCCGCCGCCCTCGTGCAGGGTCAGCGCGACTTCTTCGGCGCGCACACCTACCGCCGCATCGACAAGGAGGGCACCTTCCACACCCTCTGGTCGGGCGACCGCACCGAGGTGGAGGCCCAGGACACCCACTGACGGGTACAGGACACCCACTGACGGGTGAAGAGGAAGGGGCCCGGGAGACCGGGCCCCTTCTGCGTGTCCGGGCCCCTTGTGCGTGTCCGGGCCCTGCGTGTGCGACCGTGTCGGGGCGCGTCAGACGATGTTGTGGTTGCGCCGGAAGAGGTTCTGCGGGTCCCACTGCGCCTTCAGTCCGCGCAGCCGCTCGTACCCTTCCTCGGTGAACATCGCGCGCACGACCTCGGGGCGCTCGGAGTCCAGGAAGTTGCCGTACTGGGCCAGCCGCCCCTCGAAGAGAGCGTCGGTCTCGGCGAGGATCGCCGCCCGGGTCGCGTCGTCGATCATGCCGGGGATGTCGAAACCGCCCGCCAGCACGAACCAGGTCGCGTCGCGGCCGGGGAACGCGGTGTCCTCCTGTGCCACGTCGCCGAAGGCGCCGCCCATCGAGCGGAGGAACAGCACCGAGAACTGGTGGGCGGCGCGGAACTCCAGCAGCCGGTCGATCCGCTCGTCGTCCAGTTCGCGGAACAGCCCGTTGCCACCCAGGAATCGCGGGACGACGGCATCCGGGTCCGCCGGACGCGGGTCGTCCATCAGGATGTCGCGGTAGGCCGGGGTGGACACGTCGCCGACGATTCCGTCCAGATCGATCACCGGGGCGAGGGTTCGCTCCAGTGCTGCCGGGTCGGCATCCGCCCACACCGCGGCGAGCCTGGCACCGGCCGGAGCGCTGGGGTCCATCGGCGGCACGTCCATGTACGTCACGGTCAGCTCGCGCGGCGCGTCGCGCAGGATGTCGCGCAGTCCGCGCAGCAGGGCGCGACGATCGGCATCCGCTCCCACCAGCTACTCGCCGTAGGCGATGCCGGGCAGCGCGTGCGCCTGGAAGTCGAATCGCGTCACGATGCCGAGGTTGCCACCCCCGCCGTGCAGCGCCCAGAACAGCTCCGGGTGCTCGGTCGCCGAGGTCTCGACGATGCCGCCGGTGGCCGTGACGATCTGCGCGCCGACGAGCTGATCGGCCGCGAGCCCCCAGGCGCGCACCATCCAGCCGATGCCGCCGCCGAGCGTCAGGCCTCCGACCCCGACGCTGCGCGTGTCGCCCGAGCTGATCGCCAGGCCGTGCTGCGCGAGCTCATCGGCCACGACGCCCCAGGTGGCGCCTCCTCCGACGCTCACCAGCGGTCCGGCGACGTCGATGCGGTCCAGTGCGGACAGGTCGATCCGCACTCCCTCCTCGGGCCCGCGCGACCAGGGTCCGTGGCCACCGCCGATCACGGTGACGGGCTGTCCGCCCGCCTGCGCCTGCCCCACCAGGGCGGCGACATCTTCTGCGGTCTTCGGCCGCGTCGTGTTCGTGGAATCCATTGGGACACGCTAACCCCGGCCACCGACATCGCGACAGGGCGGGAACAGATCATGTCCGATCCGCGTCCGGTGACTGACGCAGCGCCCGCCGGCCGACACCACCTCACAGAATGCGCATAGCATTCTCCAAGCATTCGGCGCACCTGGGCGCGCACAATGGGCGCATGAGCACTGAGCACCCCGACCTGCGCCGCCCCGACGGATCGCCGCTGCGCATTCTCGCCGTCGACGATGAGCCGATGCTCACCGATCTGCTCGCCATGGCGCTGCGCATGGAGGGATGGGAGGTGCGCACAGCGGGCTCGGGGCTGGAGGCGCTGCAGGTCGCCCGCGAGTTCGAGCCCGACGCACTCGTGCTGGACGTCATGATGCCCGACCTCGACGGCGTCGGCGTGCTGCGCCGGCTGCGTGAGGCCGGCAACCTCGTGCCCGTCGTCTTCCTCACCGCGAAGGACTCCGTCAGCGACCGCATCGCCGGGCTCACCGCGGGCGGCGACGACTACGTCACCAAGCCGTTCAGCCTCGAAGAGGTCATCGCGCGCCTGCGCGCCGTCATCCGCCGTTCCGGACACGGACGCGTCGAGGACGAGCAGTCGATCCTGCGCGTGGCCGACCTGTCGCTCAACGAGGACAGTCACGAGGTGTTCCGCGGTGACGACGAGATCGAGCTGACCGCGACCGAGTTCGAGCTGCTGCGCTTCCTGATGCGCAACGAGCGCCGCGTGCTCTCGAAGGCGCAGATCCTCGACCGGGTGTGGAGCTACGACTTCGGCGGCAAGTCGTCGGTGGTCGAGCTGTACATCTCGTACCTGCGCAAGAAGATCGACGCGGGCCGCACGCCCCTGCTGCACACCGTGCGCGGGGTGGGGTACATGATCAAGTCGCCGCAGCAGCCGTAGGAATCACCATGTCCGCTCGTCCGGTGAGCCTGCAGGCGCGGCTGATGGCCGCTGTGATCGGGTTCGTCTCCCTCATCCTCGTGGTCGTCGCGGTGATCACCAGCGCGACCCTCGGCACCACGCTCGAGCAGCGACTCCAGGAGCAGCTCAGCGGCTACTCCGCCGTGACGAAGCGCTGGGTCATGTCGGCCGAGCCGGCGGCCGCGCTGATGGGCGAGACGCTGACCGCCGAACGTGTGCTCACCGGCCAGCGGGTGCCCGCCGGGCTGCTGCTGGCGGTGCAGCCACGCGACGACGTCGCCTCCGGCGTGATCGTGACGGCCGACGGCGGCAGGCGCCTGAGCGACGGCGCCCTGTTCGAGCTCACCGAGGCGCTGAACGCCGGCAGCACCTCTGCGGTCACCGTCGCGGGCGGCTCGTACCTGGTGACGATCTCGCAGACGCCGGACGGCACGGTCGTGGTGACCGGCCTCTCCCGCGCCGAGATCCAGCACACCCTCGGAACCCTGTTCACCGTGATCGCCCTGGCGACGCTCGGTGGCCTGCTGCTGCTGGCGCTCACGACCGCGCTCACGATCAGCATGGGGCTGCGTCCGCTGCACGCCGTCGCGGCGACCGCCACCCGGGTGGCCGGTCAGCCGCTGGACCGCGGAGAGGTGAGCATCACCGAGCGCGTGCCCGACTACGAGGCCGACCCGCGCACCGAGGTCGGCCGGGTGGGCGTCGCCCTGAACACGCTGCTCGACCACGTCGACACCTCGCTCGCCGCACGTCAGCGCAACGAGGAGCGGATGCGGCGATTCGTCGCCGACGCCAGCCACGAGCTGCGCACCCCTCTCGCCTCCATCCGCGGATACTCCGAGCTGTCGCTGCGGGCCCTGCGTCAGGGCGGGCCGGGCGACGCCGCGGCATCCGACACGCTGGAGAGCACCACCACGGCGCTGGAGCGCATCCAGGCCCAGTCGCTGCGGATGACGCGGCTCGTGGAGGATCTGCTGCTGCTGGCGCGGCTCGACGAGGGGCAGGAGCTGCGCAGCGGCACCGTCGATCTCACCCAGGTCGCGGTCGAGGCGCTGATGGATGCGCAGCCCACCGCCCCCGGGCACACCTGGGACCTCGCCGTGCCCGAGCATCCCGTCACCGTCGCGGGCGACGCGGGACGCCTGCACCAGGTGCTCGCGAACCTGCTCGCCAACGCCCGCACACACACGCCCGCCGGTACGACCATCACGCTGTCGCTGGAGGAAGCAGGCGCCGACGCCGTGCTGCACGTGCACGATGACGGACCCGGCATCGATCCCGGCGTGCGCGACGAGCTGTTCTCGCGGTTCGCGCGCGGGGACGTCTCCCGGGCACGTCAGACCGGCGGCACGGGACTCGGTCTGGCGATCGCCAAGGCGATCGTCGACGGCCACGGCGGCACCATCGAGGTCGACAGCGAGCCGGGAGACACGACGTTCACGGTGCGCCTGCCGCTCGCACCTGAGAAGGATGCCGGTGGCGAGACCGGAACCAGCGCGGCGACCGGCGAGACGGGAGCAGAGACTCAGTAACCCGCGAACGCGTCGGTGGTCAGGCTGCGGGCCTTCTGCAGCGCCGGGGCGAGATCGGCGATCAACCGCGGCGGGCCGGAGATGAACGCGTTACGCGCCGCGATGTCGGGCACGACGCGCTCCAGGCCCGCGGCATCCAGCCGTACGCCCTGTGCCCACGTCCAGTTCGGGGCGAGGCTGGTCGGCTCGTCACGGGTGAACACGATCGCCCGCACCCCTGTGGCCTCGAGCTCGTCGCGGAACGCCAGCTCGGCCGCCTCGGAGGCCACGTAGATCAGCACGACGTCGCGCTGCACCCCGAGCGACTGCATCTGCCGCAGCTGCGAGACGAACGGCGTCACGCCGATGCCGGCCGCCACCATGAGCGCCGGCGCACCGCCTCGTGGCAGCACGAAGTCGCCCCAGGTACCGGTGACGGCCAGCACCGCGCCCGGCTGCGCGGCCGCGAGCGCCCGCTTGTAGCTGGAGGGATGCTTCTGATCGCCGTCCTTGTAGGCGATGCGCAGCGTGGGCAGGTCGGCGGGCGCCGAGACGAAGCTGAACTCGCGGCGGGTGCCGCGGGCGTCCGGATGCCGGTGCGGCACGTCGAGCTCGAGGTACTGGCCGGGCAGGAAGCGCAGCCGCCCCCGGGTGCGGAAGGTGAGCTCCTGCGCGGTGGGCGTCACGAAGCGGCGCTTCTCGAGCACGAGCCGCACCGAGCCGCGCAGCGCGAAGGCGAAGGCCAGCAGGTTGCCGATCAGCAGCGCCCGCTCCTGGCCGAGTGTGAACAGGCCGCCGATCGCGATCGGCCAGCCGGCGAGGATGCCGACCAGCGCGGCCACGCTGAACTGCTGCCACCGGCGCGGCGGCAGCGTGAGCGGCTCGGAGAGCATGAATGCGCCGAGGAAGAGGAACGGGCTCTGCGCGAGCGAGAACAGCACGGCATCCGCCAGTTCGAACGCGAGCCCGGCGGCCTGCAGCTGCACCGCCTGCCGCACCACCGAGACCCCGACGGCCACGAGCAGGAACACCAGCACGATGCGCACCTTCTCGGTGCGCCACAGCACCGCCAGCCCCAGCACCGCCACGGCGACCGAGAGCACCGGCGTGCCGACCCACCACGACGAGAACGATCCGAGCCCGAAGATCGTCACGACCGCGGCGCCGAAGGCGGCCGGGTTGAGGATGTGCCTGCCGCGCCACGCGATCAGGTACTTCGACAGGCTCGCCACGGCGCCGGCGAGCGCATTGCCGGCGAGTCCGGCGACGGTCAGCGACGGCTGCAGCACGAACAGCAGGATCAGCGCTGTGACCAGCGACGACTCCAGGCGCCACGGCAGACGCAGGATGCGCTGGGCCGCTGCATCCACCGCCGAGATCACCACCGCGAGCACGGCGAAGGAGGCCAGGATCTCCACGGCGTTCGGCATCCCCGATCCGGTCAGGGACAGGACGATGGCGATGGCGGCCAGGGCGGCCAGGGCGAACAGCACGAGACGGTACATCGAGATGGCGCCGAGGACGGCGAGAACCCGCTGCCGCAGCGCAGTGAAGGTGACGGTCACCCCTCCACTCTTCCGCATCCGGCTATGACCGGGGCGGATGACGGCCTCCGGCGCCGTCTCAGACCGTGAACAGCTCGCCGTCGAACCCGCTGGACCACTCGGCGCGGCCGTCGGTGCTCATCCGCACCCAGTCGACGCCCCAGTTCTCGGCGAGGGCCGCTCCCCCGTCGAAGAACAGCGCGGTGGCGACGGCATCCGCGTGCATGGCGTCGTCGGCGAGCGCCCAGGTCGCCGCCCACGTGCGCACCGGCACGCCCGTCCGGGCGTCGAGCACGTGATGCAGTCCGTCGCCCCAGGCGCGGCGGTTGATCGCCGAGGCGCACAGCGCGCGGCCGGCCACCTCGACCACCCCGATCGCCGACGTCGTGTCGTAGGGGTGCTCGAGCCCCACGCGCACCGACCCGCCCCGCACGCGCAGGTCTCCCCCGGCGTCGACGATGACCCGGCCGTCCACCCCGGTGAGGGCGTCCGTGACCAGGTCGACCAGGCGCCCCTTGCCGAGCGCTCCGACGTCGATGAGGGCCGGGGCGTCCAGGGTCAGCTCGGATGCCGTCCAGCGCAGCATCCGCTCCCACTCCGGCGGCGCCGCCTGCGGCGCACCGGCGTGCAGCGTGAGCGCCGCGTCGTAGCCGAGCGCCTCGAGTCCGGCGCCGATGAGCGGACTGACCGCGCCGGCGGTGGCCTCGGTGAGCTCGCGGTACGCCTCGAGCATGGCCGGGGCATCCGGTGGCGCGGCCACGGTGCCCGGCCGTGCGCGCAGGCGCGAGACGACGGAGTCGTCACGGAAGCGCGACCACGCCGCGTCGAAGTCCGCGACGATCGCGGCCACGTCGCCCTGCAGTTCTTCGCCCAGCGGAGCGTCGGTCTCGATCTCCCAGGGGGTGCCGATCGCGTCGAACCGCCAGAGGGTCATGGCGGGCTACTCCGCGGCGTCCCTGACGGCCGCCTCGTCCTTGATCTTCACGACGGCCTGGTCGAAGCCGCCGCTGGTCAGCGACGAGCCGGCGACGCGGTCGACCTGCAGCTCGTCGAGCTTCTTCCCCACCACGACATCGGCGATGCCCGCGATGAACTGGCCCTGGTACTTCGTGGTCTCCGGGGCGATCGGGTCGCCGACGACCTCGACGTCGGTGACGACGTCGTCCTCGAGGGTGAGGGTCACCGAGATCGTCTCGACCGTCTCGGGGGTGCGGTACGCGCCCTCGGCGGTGTAGGTGCCGTCGGTGTACGGCGCGGTCGCGTCGGTGCTGGTCGGGGCCGGGTCGGACTTCGCGGTGCCGGCCTCGGCGGAACCCGAGCAGCCGGCGAGCAGGAGCGCGCCCGCCACGCCCGCGAGGGCGGTACCGGTGCGCAGCGCGGGATGCGTGTTCATGCTCCCAGCTTGCGGCATGAGGCTATGCGCGACCCGGATGCCGTTCTCAGGCGTCGCCGCCGAACATGCTCGTGACCGAGCCGTCCTCGAAGACCTGACGGATCGCGGTCGCCAGCAGCGGCGCGATCGGCAGGATCGTGAGCGACTCCCAGCGACGCGACTCGCTGAGCGGGATCGTGTCGGTGACGACGACCTGATCGATCGCGGCATCCTGCAGCCGCTCGGAGGCCGGGTCGCTGAACACGGCATGCGTGGCGGCGACGATCACCTTGCGCGCGCCGTTCTCCTTCAGCGCCTGGGCGGCCTTGACGATGGTGCCGCCGGTGTCGATCATGTCGTCGACGAGCAGGCAGGTACGACCGTCGACGGTGCCGACGATCTCGTGCACCGAGACCTGGTTGGCGACCTTCGGGTCGCGACGCTTGTGGATGATGGCCAGCGGTGCGCCGAGGCTGTCGGACCAGGTGTCGGCGACCCGCACACGGCCCATGTCGGGCGAGACGATGGTGAGGGTCTCGCGGTCTTCGGCGGTGAGCGTGCCCTGGAAGTGCTCGAGCAGCACGGGCTTGGCGAAGAGGTGGTCGACGGGGCCATCGAAGAAGCCCTGGATCTGCGCGGCGTGCAGGTCGACGCTCATCACCCGGTCGGCACCGGCGGTCTTGAGCATGTCGGCGACAAGGCGGGCGCTGATCGGCTCGCGGCCGCGGCCCTTCTTGTCCTGACGGGAGTACGGGTAGTACGGGGCGACGACGGTGATGCGCTTGGCGGATGCGCGCTTGGCGGCGTCCAGCATGATGAGCGTCTCCATGAGCCACTCGTTCACCGGCTCACCGAACGACTGCACGATGAACAGGTCGCAGCCGCGGATCGACACCTCGAAACGGGCGTAGATCTCACCCGATGCGAAGGTGCGGTGCTCGACCGGCGCGATCTCCTGCCCGAGGGCGGCGGCGACGGCGGCGGTGAGCTCGGGATGCGAGCGGCCTCCGGCGACGACCAGCCGCTTCTTCGTCTTCGCGATGAGACCGGGGGCGACCCCGTTCGCGCGATCCAGTGCAACCGTCTTCTTCTTGTGCCCCATCCGAGCCGCCTACTCCGCCGTTCGTTCGCGCGCGGCGGCATCCGCCGCGCCGGTTCCTGCTCTGTTCTTCTCGACCCACCCCTCGATGTTGCGCTGAGGGGCGACGCTCATGGCCAGGGCACCAGCGGGGACGTCCTTTCGGACGACGGCGCCTGCACCGGTCTTCGCACCAGCTCCCAGCCTAACGGGCGCGACGAGCACCGTGTGCGAGCCGGTGTGCACCTCGTCACCGATCTCGGTGCGGTGCTTGTTGACGTCGTCGTAGTTCGCGGTGATGGTGCTGGCGCCGAGGTTGACGCCGCGGCCGATGGTCGCATCGCCCACGTACGACAGGTGCGGCACCTTGCTGCCCTCGCCGATCTGTGCGTTCTTCGTCTCGACGTAGGCGCCGATCTTGCCGTGCGCCCCCAGCACGGTGCCCGGGCGCAGGTACGAGAACGGTCCGACGGTGGCCTCGGCGCCGACCACGGCGAGGTTCGCGTCGCTGCGGCGCACCACGGCGTCCTCGCCGATCTCGCAGTCCACCAGGGTGGTGTCGGGGCCGATGGTGGCGCCGGAGGCGATCACCGTGGCGCGCAGGATCTGGGTGTTCGGCAGGATGGTGACGTCGGGGGCGAGCTTGGCGTCGTCGTCGATCCAGGTGGTGGCGGGGTCGATGATGGTGACGCCCTCGCGCTGCCAGCGCCGCACGATGCGCTCGTTGAGCACCCGGCCCGCCTCGGCGAGCTGGGCGCGGTCGTTGACGCCGAAGGTCGAGGCGACGTCGGGGGCGAGCTCGGCGGCCACGGGCTCGGCGGCGCCGCGCAGCAGGCCGATCACGTCGGTGAGGTACATCTCGCCCTGCGCGTTGTTGCGGTCGACCTGCGCCAGGAAGGTGCGCAGCGCCGCGGCGCGGAAGACGTAGACGCCGGCGTTGATCTCGGTGACCGCGGCCTCGTCGTCGGTGGCGTCCTTCTGCTCGACGATGCGCTCGACGACGCCGTCGGCGCCGCGGATGACGCGCCCGTAGCCGGTCGGGTCGTCGAGGTGCGCACTCAGCAGCGTGGCGGCGGCGGATGCTGCGCGGTGACCCGCGATGAGCGTCTCGAGGGTCTGCGACTCCAGCAGCGGCACATCGCCCGAGAGCACGAGCACGTCGCCGTCGAAGTCGGCGGGCAGGGCGTCGAGCGCGACCTGCACGGCCCGGCCGGTGCCGGGGATCTCGTCCTGGTCGACGACCACGGCATCCGGGTACTGCTCGACGAGGGTGGCGATGACCTGCTCGCGCTCGTGCCGCACGACCACCTCGATGTGCTGCGCGCCCAGGGCGCGCGCGGTGCCCAGCACATGGCCGACCAGCGGCCGGCCGCCGATCTCGTGCAGCACCTTGGGCAGGCGCGACTTCATGCGCGTGCCCTGTCCTGCGGCGAGGATGATGATCGCGAGCGTGTTCTCCGTCATGCTCCGCCGCCAGGATTCGAACCTGAACCTCACAGCTCCAAAGGCTGTCGTGCTGCCGTTACACCACGGCGGACCGCGGCGCCCCGGCGGGCGCCGCGCATCAAGTCTGCCACGCCGCCGCCTGTGCGACCGTCGGGCCGCAGGCCGGGGTGCGGGATGATGGGGGGATGAAAGAGGCGGATGAGGTCGATCGGATCGTCAGCGCGTGGAACGTGCAGCGCCCCGACCTGGATTTCTCGCCCCTCGAGGTGCTCTCGCGCATGGACCGGCTCTCGCGGCAGCTGGACCGCGCCCGCCGCGAGGTGTTCCACCGCAGCGACATCGAGCCGTGGGAGTGGGACGTGCTCTCAGCGTTGCGTCGCGCGGGCGACCCGTTCCGGCTCTCACCCAAGCAGCTGCTGCAGCAGACCCTGGTCTCGAGCGGCACCATGACCAACCGCATCGACCGGCTGGTCGGCCGGCGGTTCGTGCGCCGTGAGGCGGATCCGGTTGACGGGCGCAGCGTGCTGGTCATCCTCACCGACGACGGCAAGGTGCGGGTGGATGCCGCGATCACCCGCCTGGTCGATGCCGAGGCGGAGCTGCTGCGTGCGCTCCCTCGCACCGATCGCGACCGGCTGGCGGGGCTGCTGCGCAAGCT
This is a stretch of genomic DNA from Microbacterium sp. YJN-G. It encodes these proteins:
- a CDS encoding FMN-binding protein, with protein sequence MNTHPALRTGTALAGVAGALLLAGCSGSAEAGTAKSDPAPTSTDATAPYTDGTYTAEGAYRTPETVETISVTLTLEDDVVTDVEVVGDPIAPETTKYQGQFIAGIADVVVGKKLDELQVDRVAGSSLTSGGFDQAVVKIKDEAAVRDAAE
- the glmU gene encoding bifunctional UDP-N-acetylglucosamine diphosphorylase/glucosamine-1-phosphate N-acetyltransferase GlmU, yielding MTENTLAIIILAAGQGTRMKSRLPKVLHEIGGRPLVGHVLGTARALGAQHIEVVVRHEREQVIATLVEQYPDAVVVDQDEIPGTGRAVQVALDALPADFDGDVLVLSGDVPLLESQTLETLIAGHRAASAAATLLSAHLDDPTGYGRVIRGADGVVERIVEQKDATDDEAAVTEINAGVYVFRAAALRTFLAQVDRNNAQGEMYLTDVIGLLRGAAEPVAAELAPDVASTFGVNDRAQLAEAGRVLNERIVRRWQREGVTIIDPATTWIDDDAKLAPDVTILPNTQILRATVIASGATIGPDTTLVDCEIGEDAVVRRSDANLAVVGAEATVGPFSYLRPGTVLGAHGKIGAYVETKNAQIGEGSKVPHLSYVGDATIGRGVNLGASTITANYDDVNKHRTEIGDEVHTGSHTVLVAPVRLGAGAKTGAGAVVRKDVPAGALAMSVAPQRNIEGWVEKNRAGTGAADAAARERTAE
- a CDS encoding FAD:protein FMN transferase; this encodes MTLWRFDAIGTPWEIETDAPLGEELQGDVAAIVADFDAAWSRFRDDSVVSRLRARPGTVAAPPDAPAMLEAYRELTEATAGAVSPLIGAGLEALGYDAALTLHAGAPQAAPPEWERMLRWTASELTLDAPALIDVGALGKGRLVDLVTDALTGVDGRVIVDAGGDLRVRGGSVRVGLEHPYDTTSAIGVVEVAGRALCASAINRRAWGDGLHHVLDARTGVPVRTWAATWALADDAMHADAVATALFFDGGAALAENWGVDWVRMSTDGRAEWSSGFDGELFTV
- a CDS encoding ribose-phosphate diphosphokinase; this encodes MGHKKKTVALDRANGVAPGLIAKTKKRLVVAGGRSHPELTAAVAAALGQEIAPVEHRTFASGEIYARFEVSIRGCDLFIVQSFGEPVNEWLMETLIMLDAAKRASAKRITVVAPYYPYSRQDKKGRGREPISARLVADMLKTAGADRVMSVDLHAAQIQGFFDGPVDHLFAKPVLLEHFQGTLTAEDRETLTIVSPDMGRVRVADTWSDSLGAPLAIIHKRRDPKVANQVSVHEIVGTVDGRTCLLVDDMIDTGGTIVKAAQALKENGARKVIVAATHAVFSDPASERLQDAAIDQVVVTDTIPLSESRRWESLTILPIAPLLATAIRQVFEDGSVTSMFGGDA
- a CDS encoding MarR family winged helix-turn-helix transcriptional regulator, yielding MKEADEVDRIVSAWNVQRPDLDFSPLEVLSRMDRLSRQLDRARREVFHRSDIEPWEWDVLSALRRAGDPFRLSPKQLLQQTLVSSGTMTNRIDRLVGRRFVRREADPVDGRSVLVILTDDGKVRVDAAITRLVDAEAELLRALPRTDRDRLAGLLRKLSLSFDS
- a CDS encoding FAD-dependent oxidoreductase; this encodes MYRLVLFALAALAAIAIVLSLTGSGMPNAVEILASFAVLAVVISAVDAAAQRILRLPWRLESSLVTALILLFVLQPSLTVAGLAGNALAGAVASLSKYLIAWRGRHILNPAAFGAAVVTIFGLGSFSSWWVGTPVLSVAVAVLGLAVLWRTEKVRIVLVFLLVAVGVSVVRQAVQLQAAGLAFELADAVLFSLAQSPFLFLGAFMLSEPLTLPPRRWQQFSVAALVGILAGWPIAIGGLFTLGQERALLIGNLLAFAFALRGSVRLVLEKRRFVTPTAQELTFRTRGRLRFLPGQYLELDVPHRHPDARGTRREFSFVSAPADLPTLRIAYKDGDQKHPSSYKRALAAAQPGAVLAVTGTWGDFVLPRGGAPALMVAAGIGVTPFVSQLRQMQSLGVQRDVVLIYVASEAAELAFRDELEATGVRAIVFTRDEPTSLAPNWTWAQGVRLDAAGLERVVPDIAARNAFISGPPRLIADLAPALQKARSLTTDAFAGY